In Sphingomonas sp. M1-B02, the sequence GTCTCGGCCTCGGTCGGCACGCGGGTCTCGATCAACGCCAAGGTCCCGACTGCCGAAATCACGCAGTCTGTTACCAATTTCGTTGAGACCTATAACGAAGTCTACAAGATGGCGCGGGCCGCAATCGACGCGTTCGATGGTCCGCTGCGTGGCGATCCCGCCGCCAAGGATTTGGTCCGCCAGTTGAAGGCGCTGACCATGTCCCTATTGGTCCCCGATGCGCCGGCGGGCTCGCCGTCGCGGCTGGCGGATATCGGCGTGGCAACGGGCCGCGACGGTACGCTCACGGTCGATCCCGCGCGGCTCTCGACGGCGATGGCGTCGTTCCCACAGCAGATGGAGGCGATCTTTGCGCAGGGGGAGGGGATCACCAAGGCGCTATCGGCAATTGCCACCAAGGCGGTCGACAAGAATACCGGCCTCGGCGCCAGCGAGACGAATTACGGCAAGGCGCAGACCGCAGTCGCCGAGGACAAGGACGATATCCTCGCCGCCACCGAAAAGCTGCGCGCGCGCATGACCCAGCAGTTCGCGGCGATGGATTCGAAGGTGGCCGTGTACAAGTCGACCCAGAGCTTCCTCGAGCAGCAGATCAAGGCCTGGAATTCGGGCGATTGATGCAGTGACACGCTATTCGACTGCTCTCGCCGCAAATCCTGCGGCCACCTATCGTCAGGTCGAGCTGGCGGGCCGCACCAGCGGTGCGGATCCGCATGCGCTGATCGGACTGCTGTACGAAGAAGGCGTCTCGGCGTTGCGCGCTGCGGCCTGGGCGGCGGAGAACCGGCAGCTTGCCGTCAAGAGCGAGCGCATCGGCCGCGCCACTGCGATCCTGTTCGCGCTCGAGGCGGGGCTGGATTTCGAGAAAGGCGGCGAGGTCGCGCGGACGTTGGCGACCTTCTACCACGGCCTGCGACAGGCGGTGGTCCATGCCAGCCTCGGCAGTGATTCGGCACCCTTTCGCGAAGCCGCCGACAGTCTCGAGGAAATCGGCGGCGCCTGGGCGAGCGTTCGCTCCTAGAGGTCGAGCTTCTCGTAGTCGGCGGGCGGTGCGATGCCCTCCATCCGCTCGGCGAGCAGTGGCCGGAAGCTCGGGCGGCTCTTCATGCGAAGATACCAGCCCTTGGCTTCTTCATGTCCCTTCCAGTCGATCCCGCCCAGATAGTCGGCGATCGAGATTTGCGATGCGGCGGCGAGATCGGCGAGGCTCATCGTCGAGCCGGCCAACCAGGTGCGGTGATCGAGCAGATAGTCTATATAATCGAGGTGCGAGACCGCGGCCTTCATCGCCTCGCGCAGCGCCTTGGCATCGGGCGCAACCCGGTGGACGATCCGCTTCACCATCCGCTCGTGAAGCAGCGGCGCGGTTATATCGCCGTAGAAATGCGATTCGAACCAGATCACCAGCCGGCGGATTTCGGCCCGATCGACAGCATTGCCGTTGAGCATCGCATTCTTCTCGACCGTCTCCTCGAAAAATTCGCAGATCACCGTCGAGTCGATCAACGTCACCCCACGCTCGGTATCGACCATCACCGGCACCTGGCCGGTTGGATTGAGATCTAGAAACTCGTCGCGCCGCGCCCAGGGCGATTCGCGCACGGGCTCATAGCCGACGCCCTTCTCGCCCAGCAGAAGCCGTACCTTGCGCGAAAAGGGGCATAAGGGGAATTGATAGAGCTGCCACATGCCCGCCGTATCTACTGCCGACGCCGGGCACGTCCAGCAAATGCGTCAATAATCGTCGTCGGCGACCTGCGCCTTGATCGCTGCGGCCAGCGGCCCCAGCAGCGCCTGCAAGCGATCGGCGCCGCGCTTGAGCTCGCTCGTCATCGCCACCGCATCGCCGGCGACGATACCCGCGGTCGCCACCGCGCGGCGAGTCCGGTCGCGCAGCTCCGCCTCGAAATGCGGATTGGTGCGACGCTGCAGGTCGCGCAGCGTGTCGGTCGGTGGCATCCCGTCGATATGGCGCGTTAGCGGGGCGATCCGCGTGTCGAGGACGATATCGGCCACCGCACCGACCATCGCGGCAACGCCCTCCTGCACGATCGGCTGGTTGAGGCTCTGCACCATGTCGAGCTGGCTGCGCGACTGCGCAGCCGCGGGGGCCGCGATTGCGCAGGAAGCAGCGGCGATCAGGAAAACACGCATGCGATACTCCACGAGTCGGAGCGCCGCATATACATGATTTACAGCCACTTAGCCTAGGGCAACTTACTCCGCGGCCACCGCCTCGACCGTGTCGTCGAGCGGATAGGGCAGGCGCGTCAGCATCTCCTTGGGCACGACCTGCCAGAAGCTGCCGACCGCGCGGTCCCATTCTTCCAGGATCCCGCGCGACCATTTGCTGTCGGTCGTCGCGGCATGCTGCTCGATCAAACCGCGCAACTTGGACTCCCAATGCGCTGAAGACAGCCGCTGCCAGACAATGCTCTCTGGGTTTGCTCGCCGCTCGAAGCTGCCGTCATGGTCGTAGATGAAGGCCATCCCCCCGGTCATGCCCGCGCCGAAATTGGCGCCGACTGCACCCAGCACTACCGCCGTCCCGTTGGTCATATATTCGCAGCCGTTCGCGCCGCAGCCCTCGACCACCACTTCGGCACCCGAATTGCGCACCGCGAAGCGCTCGCCGGCCTGGCCTGCCGCGAACAATTTGCCCGAGGTTGCGCCGTAGAGGACGGTGTTGCCGATGATCGTGTTCTTCCAGCTCTCGATCGGTGAGCTGACCATCGGCCGCACGACGATCGTGCCGCCGGAAAGCCCCTTGCCGACATAATCGTTCGAATCGCCGAACACCTC encodes:
- a CDS encoding flagellar export chaperone FliS → MTRYSTALAANPAATYRQVELAGRTSGADPHALIGLLYEEGVSALRAAAWAAENRQLAVKSERIGRATAILFALEAGLDFEKGGEVARTLATFYHGLRQAVVHASLGSDSAPFREAADSLEEIGGAWASVRS
- a CDS encoding glutathione S-transferase family protein — its product is MWQLYQFPLCPFSRKVRLLLGEKGVGYEPVRESPWARRDEFLDLNPTGQVPVMVDTERGVTLIDSTVICEFFEETVEKNAMLNGNAVDRAEIRRLVIWFESHFYGDITAPLLHERMVKRIVHRVAPDAKALREAMKAAVSHLDYIDYLLDHRTWLAGSTMSLADLAAASQISIADYLGGIDWKGHEEAKGWYLRMKSRPSFRPLLAERMEGIAPPADYEKLDL